Part of the Salinimonas iocasae genome, AGATTCATTACTGACAATTGTCTTCTTCTGCTTATCCCATAAAACCGGAACAGTAACACGCGTAGTAATGTGCGAATCAACTATTGTATAGATTTCCCGCAGGAACTGTTTCCGGTAAAGCGTATCGCCGGTCGCATCCGGATAGCCGGCAAATGTCCAGCCTTCATCCAGCATTTCGGGGGAAACAACAGACACACTGATATGTGACTCTAACTGTTTAAGCTTTCTGAACAGTAAGGTTCGGTGAGCCCAGGGACACGCCAGGGACACATATAAGTGGTATCGTCCTGACTCTGCCGGAAACTTTGCGTCTTTATCTGCACAAACCCAGTCTCTGAACGATGCCTCCTCGCGCTTGAACTTGCCTCCGTTGCTGTCGGTGTCATACCATTTATCTTTCCACTGACCGTCTACTAATAGTCCCATCCTTATCCCCTGTAATTGCGCTTTATACTTTGAATACGGGTGTAAAACGGCAGAGAGTCAGTTTCGGATTGAAGGACTTGGAAATAATGCAATAATTACGCTTATTTCAACGTCAAGCGTTACGTACAACGCCTCATTTTTGTTATAATTATCGGCTTTAATCGACTCTCACTCCCCTTGACACACAGGTAGTTATGACTGATAAGCAACGGTTCGGCGGAATTTCCCGTTTATACGGTGATGCCGCCTCGAAAAATCTGGCTAATGCCCATATCGCGGTTATCGGAATTGGTGGGGTTGGGTCATGGAGCGCGGAAGCGCTGGCGCGCTCTGGTATTGGCGAGATAACACTTATTGACCTGGATGATATCTGTGTCACCAACGTTAACCGTCAGATTCATGCACTGTCTCAAACCGTTGGACAGCCTAAAGTTGAGGTAATGGCTAATCGATTACGCGATATCAACCCGGCAATTAAGATAAACGCTATTGAAGACTTCGTTACGCCGGAAAACGTGCGAGATTCCATTCGTCCGGTATTTGATGGTGTCATAGAAGCTACGGATAGTATTCGCGCAAAAGCTGCAATAATCTATAGCTGTAAACGCCAGAAAATTCCGGTGGTTACCGTTGGCGGTGCGGGCGGTCAAATCGACCCCACGAAAATAACGTGTGCGGACCTTGCCAAAACGATACAGGATCCGCTGGCTGCAAAATTACGGGCAGCACTACGCAAAGATTACGGGTTCAGTAAGAATACTAAACGACGGTTTGGTGTCGAATGTGTATTTTCCACCGAACAGTTACGTTACCCCCAGCCGGATGGTAGTGTATGCTTTAATAAATCAGTTATGGAAAATGGCACACGCCTGGATTGCGCTGGTGGCTTTGGCGCAGTGGTTACCGTAACAGCCACATTTGGCATGTTTGCAGCAGCAAAATTAATTAATAAAATAACTGAAAGCTAGCCGCATAAAAAAATACACGACAAAGGATAATACATGCAACAACAAGAGCTCGAAGTGTTAATGAAAGACTCTGCTGCAAATGCTGTTGAAACTGCGCAAAGTGAGTTTTCAGTGATTTTGGACTACACCCGGGACAGTGTCAAACTTGTCGATGATGTCATTTTGATGTTTGTGGAAAAATTTCAGGACAGAGCATTAGAAGACACAGCGGTGTTCACTATTTGTAATATTTATGGCGCTTACCTGGGTGAGGTTTTCAAAAAGCAGGTCGGTGGGGCCTGGCGATATGATGACTCTAATCCGGATGCTCCCTATGTTCTGCTAGATGTAGGCGATAATTCATATGCATTTGCCGGGATATGCTACGAGCGTTTAGTCAACGACAGCCAGATAAGTGTTTATAATTACTTTGAACAGGCCCTGCATAATAAAACGCAGTAACCGATTACTTTTGCCAGTCGGCCAGCATCAGACGCAGATGCCGGCTTCTGGTAATCAACACCCCAAGTAAGGACAAGCTGATTAGCTGCCCTGCAAGCAATGGCTGGAACTGCCAGTTCAGAGCCTCAAGCTGTCCACCTACAACTAACAATGATGCAATAATGCCAGTCCACATACTGGCAGGCATGTAATACCACCATCTGAGGCTGGTATTTTTCCATAGCCGCTCCCGGTTTCCCAGTAAAAGCGCCACAATAATAAATGGCACTGTAGCGATAAGTTTGGACCACAATAAGGCTTTTTCGGGGTAAAACATCTCCAGCAACTGGGATGTATGACGCCGGCTCGCTACGGCAAACAAAAAGATGACCCAGTCAGCGCTATTTAAGAGCAAAAACCAGTATAGCCAGCGAGGCGGTTTGATAATACCGGCTTCATCATAACAATGGATAGGAAGAGGCAGAACAGGCATAAAAGCCCTTCAGATAAACAAAAGACGCAGTATGGTAACCAAAGCATCGGGAAATTCAACGCTATCGATACGCATAATCAGAGGACTTGCCAGAATTAAATAGGTGAGCCCCTGCGACGCTTGATGATACAATAGATGTATAAAGCACCACAAAGACGCATTGTAGCAATAAATGACAGTAGAAAAATTTTCCCCCAATCCCACTACCACGCTCAGCACACCTGTAAAAGTGCTGGAAGCAAATCAGAATAAGTCGGCCCGCCGCGCTGAACGCGCGCGAATAGGTTTTATTAGCCTGGGTTGTCCCAAAAACCTGGTAGATTCGGAAAGGATCCTTACGCAATTGCGAACAGAAGGATACGATGTTGTACCTACATTCAACGACGCTGATTTGGTAATCGTTAACACCTGCGGGTTTATTGATGCTGCGGTAGAAGAATCACTGGATACTATCGGGGAAGCACTGGCTGAAAATGGCAGGGTAATCGTAACAGGTTGTCTGGGTATAAAAGATGACGAAATACGTGAGGTTCATCCCAATGTACTTGCGGTAACCGGTCCTCATGCTTATGAGGAGGTCGTCAATCAGGTCCACGAACATTTACCCAAGCCCGGTCACAATCCTTTTGCAGATTTAGTACCTGACCATGGTATTAAGCTTACTCCGCGTCACTATGCCTATCTGAAGATTTCTGAAGGCTGCAATCACAGGTGTACGTTCTGCATCATCCCTTCTATGCGCGGTAATCTGGTAAGTCGCCCGGTAGGGGAAATTCTTGATGAAGCAAAGCGGCTCAAAGCTGGCGGGGTGAATGAACTTCTGGTGATATCTCAGGATACCAGCGCGTACGGCGTTGACATGAAGCACCGAACTGGCTTCTGGAACGGGATGCCGGTTAAAACACACCTGCAGCAGCTGAGTGAAAAACTGGGTGAACTGGATATGTGGATTCGCCTGCACTATGTCTATCCTTACCCTCATGTCGACGATCTTATTCCGCTGATGAACGAAGGCCGCATCCTGCCTTACCTGGATATACCTTTACAGCATGCAAGCAAAAGAATACTTAAACTGATGAAGCGTCCGGGCAGCGCAGATCGTACTCTGGAACGAATTAAAAAATGGCGGGAAATCTGTCCTGAACTTATCATTCGCTCCACGTTCATTGTCGGCTTTCCCGGCGAAACAGAAGAGGAATTTGAGGAGCTGCTCACCTTCATACAGGAAGCACAGCTGGACCGAGTTGGCTGCTTTATGTACTCTCCGGTGGAGGGCGCGGTAGCTAACGACTTACCCGGCCCTGTTCCAGAAGCAGTGAAACAGGCTCGGCATGCCCGGTTTATGGAAATACAGGGGCAAATCAGCGCGCAGCGCTTGCAACAACGTATTGGTAAAGAGTATCAAATTGTAATCGACAGTGTAGACAGCGAAGGCGCGGTAGGTCGCACCTATGCTGATGCACCGGAGGTTGATGGTGTTGTCCATCTAAACGGCGTTTATGATGTCAAACCGGGTGACAGGTTATGGGCAGAAATTATTCATGCTGATGAACATGATATATGGGCAGTACCGGCAGATGATGAAGCTCAGGAAGCGTAATCATCACCAGGGCGGCCCTTCTGCCCTGGCTAATTCATATTTTTGAATTTGCTTACCACAGCGCTGGTACCCTCGGCACCAGCGTCTGTTGCGCCACCGATTAGCCATACCTGATCATTGACAACAACAGCCCCCAACCCATGCCTTGGGATGGGCATGGTAGAAACCTGCTCCCATTTCTTGCGTGAAATATCGTACTGCCAAACGTGTGTGAATACATCACCGCCGTCAACAAAGTGTTCACCACCAAATACGTAAATGCTGTGCCGATAAGCCACACAGGCCAGGCCAGCCTGCTTTTTAGGTAGTGGCTTAAGTGTTTGCCATTGTGCGGTAGAAGGGTCATACATTTCGTGCGTATCCAAATTTCCTGCATCTACCTGCCTACCCCCTATCACATGTATTTTCCCGTCATATTCAACAGCGCAGGCACTGTTTCTCGGCGTCGGTAACGGCGTAGCGGTTTTCCACACCCCGGCTTCGCTATCATATATCCCGTGCCAGTCAGTATCTTCATGGTCGTGCCAGCGACCATTCGCACGGCCTTTAACTGACCGTCCGCCGATAAGGTGAATCTTATCATTCAACACAACGGAAACAGTTTCAGACAGCGTTACCGGCATAGGACTCTTCTGTTCCCATTTGCCCGAGTTTTTATCAAAACGTAAAATCGAGTCGGTATTTACCCACTGTCCGTCTCCTGCGGTAATGAAGCCGCCGAACGACCAGAGTGCATTCTCTTGCGCCACCAGCATCGCGTGATGACGAGGCTCGGGAAGCTTTGTCAGTGAATGCCAGGACTGACCAGACGAGTCAAGTTGATATACCGTATCTCTTACTACAATGCCCTGTTCACTTTCTGCCAGACCACCAGCGACATAGACACTATTGTCAAAGACTGCCGGATATATTTCCTGAGTGGGTTCGGGTAATGCCGGCCCCGCAGACCAGTAGTAGTCCGGCGCACTGCTGACAGGACCGCTTAATAATGCAACGCAACAAAGTAATGGAAATGGCAGCTTTACCATGGCAAATTATCCCCGTTTGCGTGGTAAAAACTTCCGGTATT contains:
- the tcdA gene encoding tRNA cyclic N6-threonylcarbamoyladenosine(37) synthase TcdA — translated: MTDKQRFGGISRLYGDAASKNLANAHIAVIGIGGVGSWSAEALARSGIGEITLIDLDDICVTNVNRQIHALSQTVGQPKVEVMANRLRDINPAIKINAIEDFVTPENVRDSIRPVFDGVIEATDSIRAKAAIIYSCKRQKIPVVTVGGAGGQIDPTKITCADLAKTIQDPLAAKLRAALRKDYGFSKNTKRRFGVECVFSTEQLRYPQPDGSVCFNKSVMENGTRLDCAGGFGAVVTVTATFGMFAAAKLINKITES
- a CDS encoding DUF2919 family protein is translated as MPVLPLPIHCYDEAGIIKPPRWLYWFLLLNSADWVIFLFAVASRRHTSQLLEMFYPEKALLWSKLIATVPFIIVALLLGNRERLWKNTSLRWWYYMPASMWTGIIASLLVVGGQLEALNWQFQPLLAGQLISLSLLGVLITRSRHLRLMLADWQK
- the rimO gene encoding 30S ribosomal protein S12 methylthiotransferase RimO produces the protein MTVEKFSPNPTTTLSTPVKVLEANQNKSARRAERARIGFISLGCPKNLVDSERILTQLRTEGYDVVPTFNDADLVIVNTCGFIDAAVEESLDTIGEALAENGRVIVTGCLGIKDDEIREVHPNVLAVTGPHAYEEVVNQVHEHLPKPGHNPFADLVPDHGIKLTPRHYAYLKISEGCNHRCTFCIIPSMRGNLVSRPVGEILDEAKRLKAGGVNELLVISQDTSAYGVDMKHRTGFWNGMPVKTHLQQLSEKLGELDMWIRLHYVYPYPHVDDLIPLMNEGRILPYLDIPLQHASKRILKLMKRPGSADRTLERIKKWREICPELIIRSTFIVGFPGETEEEFEELLTFIQEAQLDRVGCFMYSPVEGAVANDLPGPVPEAVKQARHARFMEIQGQISAQRLQQRIGKEYQIVIDSVDSEGAVGRTYADAPEVDGVVHLNGVYDVKPGDRLWAEIIHADEHDIWAVPADDEAQEA
- a CDS encoding Kelch repeat-containing protein, whose protein sequence is MVKLPFPLLCCVALLSGPVSSAPDYYWSAGPALPEPTQEIYPAVFDNSVYVAGGLAESEQGIVVRDTVYQLDSSGQSWHSLTKLPEPRHHAMLVAQENALWSFGGFITAGDGQWVNTDSILRFDKNSGKWEQKSPMPVTLSETVSVVLNDKIHLIGGRSVKGRANGRWHDHEDTDWHGIYDSEAGVWKTATPLPTPRNSACAVEYDGKIHVIGGRQVDAGNLDTHEMYDPSTAQWQTLKPLPKKQAGLACVAYRHSIYVFGGEHFVDGGDVFTHVWQYDISRKKWEQVSTMPIPRHGLGAVVVNDQVWLIGGATDAGAEGTSAVVSKFKNMN